From Actinomycetota bacterium, a single genomic window includes:
- a CDS encoding type IV pilus twitching motility protein PilT, protein MGEGLVVDLGDLLRMVVDRDASDLHLTVGLPPVLRINGRLQAVGEDALEPSDTRSLVYSVMSQGQRQQLERDWEYDFAYSAPGVARFRVNVYLQRSSVSAAFRLIPTAIRSFDSLGLPSILGDLALRPRGLVLVAGPTGSGKSTTLASMIDHINTHESVHVITIEDPIEYLHHHKRSMVNQREVGSDTRTFGGALKYVLRQDPDVILIGELRDLETMSAALTAAETGHLVLATLHTQGATQTIDRVIDVFPPHQQQQVRVQLAGSLQGVVSQQLLPRADGCGRVVAAEVMVPTPAVRNIIREAKTQQLDTTMQTGDRYGMVTMDHALADLCRRGTITMEMAMSRAIDPDVLKGLVSKLG, encoded by the coding sequence ATGGGAGAGGGACTCGTGGTCGATCTCGGCGATCTGCTCCGCATGGTGGTCGATCGTGACGCGTCGGACCTGCACCTGACGGTCGGTCTCCCGCCGGTCCTGCGGATCAACGGCCGCCTGCAGGCGGTCGGCGAGGACGCACTCGAGCCGTCCGACACGCGCTCGCTCGTCTACTCGGTCATGTCGCAGGGGCAGCGCCAGCAGCTCGAGCGCGACTGGGAGTACGACTTCGCGTACTCCGCTCCCGGAGTCGCCCGCTTCCGCGTCAACGTGTACCTCCAGCGCAGCAGCGTGAGCGCGGCGTTCCGCCTGATCCCGACTGCGATCCGCAGCTTCGACTCGCTCGGCCTGCCTTCCATCCTCGGGGACCTCGCGCTCCGGCCGCGCGGCCTCGTGCTCGTCGCCGGCCCGACCGGTTCGGGGAAGTCGACCACGCTCGCGTCGATGATCGACCACATCAACACCCACGAGTCGGTGCACGTCATCACCATCGAGGACCCGATCGAGTACCTGCACCACCACAAGCGCTCCATGGTCAACCAGCGCGAGGTCGGCTCGGACACCCGGACGTTCGGGGGCGCGCTCAAGTACGTGCTGCGTCAGGACCCGGACGTGATCCTCATCGGCGAGCTGCGCGACCTCGAGACGATGTCGGCGGCGCTGACCGCGGCCGAGACCGGGCATCTGGTGCTCGCGACACTGCACACACAAGGCGCCACCCAGACGATCGACCGCGTCATCGACGTCTTCCCCCCCCATCAGCAGCAGCAGGTGCGCGTCCAACTGGCCGGCAGTCTGCAGGGAGTCGTCTCGCAGCAGCTGCTGCCGAGGGCCGACGGGTGCGGGCGGGTGGTGGCTGCGGAGGTCATGGTCCCCACGCCCGCGGTCCGCAACATCATCCGCGAGGCGAAGACGCAGCAGCTCGACACGACGATGCAGACCGGCGACCGCTACGGCATGGTGACGATGGACCACGCGCTCGCCGACCTGTGCAGGCGCGGTACAATCACGATGGAGATGGCGATGAGCCGGGCGATCGACCCCGACGTGCTCAAGGGCCTGGTCTCCAAGCTCGGGTGA
- a CDS encoding type II secretion system protein: MKAFRRNEGFTLVELMVVVLIIGILVAIAIPVFNTAKANTQRKSCFANQRTIEGAAQTYAAENDGNYPDAVADLVPVYIKTAPQCPVGPTAYGAIDTSDGNLADCANHGHF; encoded by the coding sequence ATGAAGGCATTCCGCAGGAACGAGGGCTTCACCCTGGTCGAGTTGATGGTCGTCGTGCTCATTATCGGCATCCTCGTCGCCATCGCCATCCCGGTCTTCAACACGGCCAAGGCCAACACCCAGAGGAAGTCGTGCTTCGCGAACCAGCGCACCATCGAGGGTGCCGCTCAGACCTACGCCGCCGAGAACGACGGCAACTACCCGGACGCCGTGGCCGACCTGGTGCCGGTCTACATCAAGACCGCGCCTCAGTGCCCGGTCGGCCCGACCGCCTACGGTGCGATCGACACCAGCGACGGCAACCTGGCCGACTGCGCGAACCACGGCCACTTCTAG
- a CDS encoding type II secretion system F family protein codes for MATFTYSVRDKSGKIVKGTLEGDSREAVRAKLSQMGYMVLELSEQGGLAALQSIKFGTGVKPKDIQIFARQFATMINAGLSLTKCLSILASQTDSAALREVVTQVGKDVEAGQSLSDSLAKHPRIFPPIMVNMVRAGETGGVLDEVLLRLADHFEREEGLKATIKSAMTYPIAMGVLVVVILAAMMIFVVPTFQKMFADMGGKLPAMTQFLVDLSTFVRSPRVLVLIAVIAAIVFVFRRWKATPSGTLIWDTILLRMPIIGNLTKKMALARFTRTFGTLVSAGVPILSALDIVADTAGNEVVANAVKRCRSAIKEGETIAKPLSESPVFPSMLVQMITVGEETGALDAMLSKIADFYDEEVSTAVDGLTSIIEPLMMVAMGGVAGGMVIALYLPMFTIITYVQ; via the coding sequence ATGGCCACATTCACCTACTCGGTCCGCGACAAGTCGGGCAAGATCGTCAAGGGCACGCTCGAGGGAGACAGCCGGGAGGCCGTCCGTGCGAAGCTCAGCCAGATGGGCTACATGGTCCTCGAGCTGTCGGAGCAGGGCGGGCTCGCCGCGCTGCAGTCGATCAAGTTCGGCACCGGCGTCAAGCCCAAGGACATCCAGATCTTCGCGCGCCAGTTCGCCACGATGATCAACGCGGGCCTGTCGCTCACGAAGTGCCTGTCGATCCTCGCGTCCCAGACGGACAGCGCCGCGCTGCGCGAGGTGGTCACCCAGGTCGGCAAGGACGTCGAGGCCGGCCAGTCGCTGTCCGACTCGCTCGCGAAACATCCGAGGATCTTCCCGCCGATCATGGTCAACATGGTGCGTGCGGGTGAGACCGGCGGTGTTCTCGACGAGGTCCTGCTGCGCCTGGCCGACCACTTCGAGCGTGAGGAGGGCCTGAAGGCCACCATCAAGTCCGCGATGACCTACCCGATCGCGATGGGCGTGCTCGTCGTCGTCATCCTTGCGGCGATGATGATCTTCGTGGTGCCGACCTTCCAGAAGATGTTCGCCGACATGGGCGGCAAGCTGCCCGCGATGACACAGTTCCTCGTCGACCTCTCGACGTTCGTGCGCAGTCCCAGGGTGCTCGTCCTGATCGCGGTCATCGCCGCCATCGTGTTCGTCTTCCGGCGCTGGAAGGCGACGCCGAGCGGGACCCTGATCTGGGACACGATCCTGCTGCGCATGCCGATCATCGGCAATCTGACCAAGAAGATGGCTCTCGCGAGGTTCACGCGGACCTTCGGCACGCTCGTCTCGGCGGGCGTGCCCATCCTCTCGGCGCTCGACATCGTCGCCGACACCGCCGGCAACGAGGTGGTAGCCAACGCGGTGAAGCGGTGCCGCTCGGCCATCAAGGAGGGCGAGACGATCGCCAAGCCGCTGTCAGAGTCCCCGGTGTTCCCCTCGATGCTCGTGCAGATGATCACCGTCGGCGAGGAGACCGGTGCGCTCGACGCGATGCTCTCCAAGATCGCGGACTTCTACGACGAGGAGGTCTCGACCGCGGTCGACGGCCTCACCTCGATCATCGAGCCGCTCATGATGGTCGCGATGGGCGGCGTGGCGGGCGGCATGGTCATCGCGCTGTACCTGCCGATGTTCACGATCATCACGTACGTCCAGTAG